The following proteins are encoded in a genomic region of Hirundo rustica isolate bHirRus1 chromosome 3, bHirRus1.pri.v3, whole genome shotgun sequence:
- the LRFN2 gene encoding leucine-rich repeat and fibronectin type-III domain-containing protein 2, translated as MIPATNKAFVVTNLVSGTGYDLCVLAMWDDTATTLTATNIVGCAQFFTKEDYPQCQSMHSQFLGGTMILIIGGIIVATLLVFIVILMVRYKVCNNSQGKMSSVSNVYSQTNGAQPVQNGVLPQVNPKVVVRNELMEFNCQSARSSISSSSSSANSRDCDNYSLQSEQGTLSSKWRPPSRSKHNIDRLMGAFASLELKCQKKEEMTDSRTSTVARHSDKEPLLGQTESKFRSFLMLPLEGKTKRSHSFDMGDFATSQCCNYPKKITNIWTKRSLSVNGMLLQYDDNDLTGAKGTFGSSEWVMESTV; from the coding sequence atgATACCAGCTACAAACAAGGCCTTTGTTGTAACCAACCTTGTTTCTGGAACAGGCTATGACCTCTGCGTCCTGGCAATGTGGGATGACACGGCCACTACCCTTACTGCCACCAACATTGTGGGATGCGCCCAGTTCTTCACCAAAGAAGACTACCCTCAGTGCCAGTCGATGCACAGCCAGTTCCTGGGTGGGACCATGATTCTGATCATTGGAGGCATCATTGTGGCAACTCTGCTGGTATTCATTGTAATTCTCATGGTCCGCTATAAGGTCTGCAACAACTCCCAGGGGAAGATGTCTAGTGTCAGCAATGTCTACTCACAGACGAATGGAGCACAACCAGTTCAGAATGGAGTCTTGCCCCAAGTAAATCCCAAAGTGGTGGTGAGAAACGAACTTATGGAGTTTAACTGTCAGTCTGCACGGAGCAgcatctcctcttcctccagctctgcaaaTAGCCGTGACTGTGACAACTACAGCCTCCAAAGTGAACAGGGCACATTGTCCAGTAAATGGAGGCCTCCTTCCCGGTCAAAACACAATATTGACCGGCTAATGGGAGCTTTTGCCTCCCTGGAActgaaatgtcagaaaaaggaggaaatgacAGACTCCAGAACTTCCACGGTGGCCCGCCACTCGGACAAAGAGCCACTGCTGGGCCAGACAGAGTCCAAATTCCGCAGCTTCCTCATGTTGCCTCTGGAGGGCAAAACTAAACGTAGCCATTCTTTTGACATGGGGGACTTTGCCACATCTCAGTGTTGTAACTACCCAAAAAAGATAACAAACATTTGGACAAAGAGGAGCCTCTCGGTCAACGGCATGCTTTTGCAGTATGATGACAATGACCTAACAGGGGCAAAAGGGACTTTTGGGAGCTCAGAGTGGGTGATGGAAAGCACAGTGTAA